A portion of the Pseudoalteromonas luteoviolacea genome contains these proteins:
- the rpsN gene encoding 30S ribosomal protein S14: MAKNSMKARDVKRAKLVAQYAEKRAALKAIISDVKTSDDERWDAVLKLQSLPRDSSPSRQRNRCNITGRPHGYLRKFGLSRIKVREAAMRGEIPGLKKASW, encoded by the coding sequence ATGGCAAAGAATTCAATGAAAGCGCGTGACGTAAAACGTGCTAAATTAGTTGCACAGTACGCAGAAAAGCGTGCTGCACTTAAAGCTATCATCAGCGATGTTAAAACATCTGATGATGAGCGTTGGGACGCGGTATTAAAGCTTCAGTCTTTACCGCGTGATTCTAGCCCTTCACGTCAACGTAATCGTTGTAACATTACGGGCCGCCCACATGGTTACCTTCGCAAGTTCGGCTTAAGCCGTATCAAAGTTCGCGAAGCAGCTATGCGCGGTGAAATTCCTGGCCTTAAAAAGGCTTCTTGGTAA
- the rpsH gene encoding 30S ribosomal protein S8, translating into MSLQDPIADLFTRIRNGQSAKKVEVTMPTSKLKVAVADVLKNEGFITGYSVSGDVKAELTIELKYFEGKAVIESIQRVSRPGLRIYKKRDELPKVMGGLGIAIVSTSKGLMTDRAARTAGVGGEIIGFVA; encoded by the coding sequence ATGAGCTTGCAAGATCCAATCGCGGATTTGTTTACACGCATCCGTAACGGTCAGTCTGCGAAGAAGGTAGAAGTAACAATGCCAACTTCAAAGCTGAAAGTAGCTGTTGCTGACGTACTGAAAAACGAAGGTTTCATCACTGGTTATTCAGTATCAGGCGACGTAAAAGCAGAATTGACTATCGAACTTAAGTACTTCGAAGGCAAAGCTGTTATCGAAAGCATCCAGCGTGTTAGCCGCCCTGGTCTACGTATCTATAAGAAACGTGACGAATTACCTAAGGTAATGGGTGGTCTAGGTATCGCTATCGTATCAACTTCTAAAGGCCTGATGACAGACCGCGCTGCGCGTACCGCTGGTGTTGGTGGTGAAATCATTGGCTTTGTAGCTTAA